Proteins from a single region of Macrotis lagotis isolate mMagLag1 chromosome 2, bilby.v1.9.chrom.fasta, whole genome shotgun sequence:
- the VAMP2 gene encoding vesicle-associated membrane protein 2 isoform X2, whose protein sequence is MSAPAPAMPPAAPAGEGGPPAAPPNLTSNRRLQQTQAQVDEVVDIMRVNVDKVLERDQKLSELDDRADALQAGASQFETSAAKLKRKYWWKNLKMMIILGVICAIILILIIVYFST, encoded by the exons GTCTGCTCCTGCTCCTGCCATGCCCCCTGCTGCCCCAGCAGGAGAAGGGGGTCCTCCCGCTGCCCCCCCAAATCTCACTAGCAACAGGAGGCTGCAGCAAACCCAGGCCCAGGTGGATGAG GTAGTGGATATCATGCGGGTGAATGTGGACAAGGTCCTAGAGCGGGACCAGAAGTTATCAGAACTAGATGACCGTGCAGATGCCCTCCAGGCTGGGGCTTCCCAGTTTGAGACAAGTGCTGCTAAGCTCAAGCGTAAATACTGGTGGAAAAACCTCAAA aTGATGATCATCCTTGGAGTGATATGCgccatcatcctcatcctcatcattg TTTATTTCAGCACCTAA
- the VAMP2 gene encoding vesicle-associated membrane protein 2 isoform X1, whose amino-acid sequence MSLCQDTFATCTLRSAPAPAMPPAAPAGEGGPPAAPPNLTSNRRLQQTQAQVDEVVDIMRVNVDKVLERDQKLSELDDRADALQAGASQFETSAAKLKRKYWWKNLKMMIILGVICAIILILIIVYFST is encoded by the exons ATGTCCTTGTGTCAAGACACTTTTGCCACTTGCACCCTCAGGTCTGCTCCTGCTCCTGCCATGCCCCCTGCTGCCCCAGCAGGAGAAGGGGGTCCTCCCGCTGCCCCCCCAAATCTCACTAGCAACAGGAGGCTGCAGCAAACCCAGGCCCAGGTGGATGAG GTAGTGGATATCATGCGGGTGAATGTGGACAAGGTCCTAGAGCGGGACCAGAAGTTATCAGAACTAGATGACCGTGCAGATGCCCTCCAGGCTGGGGCTTCCCAGTTTGAGACAAGTGCTGCTAAGCTCAAGCGTAAATACTGGTGGAAAAACCTCAAA aTGATGATCATCCTTGGAGTGATATGCgccatcatcctcatcctcatcattg TTTATTTCAGCACCTAA